The following coding sequences lie in one Negativicoccus succinicivorans genomic window:
- the ftsZ gene encoding cell division protein FtsZ — protein sequence MGDLANIKVIGVGGAGNNAVNRMIEANVQGVDFLAANTEVQILDTSKAEKKLQLGEKLTKGLGAGAKPEIGEAAAEESKEEIMKALQGADMVFVTAGMGGGTGTGGAPIVAECAKEMGALTVAVVTKPFIFEGTVRMRNANSGIEYLKEKVDTIIIVPNERLLQAVDKKVSIQDAFRMADDVLRQGVQGISDLITVPGVINLDFADVKTIMTDQGEALMGIGTASGENRAVDAAKAAISSPLLERTIDGAKGIIISVTGSDDLGLLEINEAAQIISDAADPDANIIWGTSINSEMGDEVRITVIATGFEDVKKKQDYAANARGGIAVPDFLQKH from the coding sequence ATGGGTGACTTGGCGAATATTAAAGTGATCGGTGTAGGCGGCGCTGGTAACAACGCAGTAAATCGAATGATCGAGGCCAATGTGCAAGGTGTTGATTTTCTTGCGGCCAACACTGAAGTCCAAATTTTGGATACGTCAAAAGCAGAAAAGAAATTACAATTAGGCGAGAAGCTGACCAAAGGTCTTGGCGCCGGCGCGAAACCTGAAATCGGCGAAGCGGCGGCGGAAGAAAGCAAAGAAGAAATCATGAAAGCGCTGCAAGGTGCCGACATGGTTTTCGTAACGGCCGGTATGGGCGGCGGTACGGGCACAGGCGGTGCACCGATCGTAGCAGAATGCGCGAAAGAAATGGGAGCATTAACCGTTGCCGTAGTTACTAAACCGTTTATATTTGAAGGTACCGTACGTATGCGCAATGCCAATTCCGGTATTGAATATTTGAAAGAAAAAGTAGATACCATCATCATTGTGCCGAATGAACGTCTGTTGCAAGCCGTAGATAAAAAAGTCAGCATCCAGGATGCATTCCGTATGGCGGACGATGTGTTGCGCCAAGGCGTACAAGGGATCTCCGACCTGATCACTGTACCGGGCGTTATTAATCTTGACTTTGCCGATGTTAAAACGATTATGACCGATCAAGGCGAAGCCTTAATGGGCATCGGCACTGCCAGTGGTGAAAACCGTGCGGTAGATGCGGCAAAAGCGGCCATTTCGAGCCCGCTTTTGGAACGCACTATTGATGGTGCCAAAGGTATTATTATCAGTGTTACGGGCAGCGATGATTTGGGTTTGCTCGAAATCAACGAAGCGGCACAAATCATTTCGGACGCGGCCGACCCGGATGCGAATATTATTTGGGGTACGTCCATTAATTCGGAGATGGGTGACGAAGTACGGATTACCGTCATTGCAACCGGCTTTGAAGATGTAAAGAAAAAACAGGATTACGCAGCGAATGCGCGCGGCGGTATTGCCGTTCCGGACTTCTTACAAAAACATTAA
- a CDS encoding YajQ family cyclic di-GMP-binding protein yields the protein MAKEYSFDVVSTVDLQEVTNAVQQARKEITTRYDFRNSKSELTFADDTITLVSDDEYKLGAVQEVLRGKLVKRGVSMKNLDEGKIVPASGGTVRQEWKLKQGLDQDNAKKVTKLIKDRKLKVNTQIMADQVRVTGKDKDALQEAIAALKTTDFPVDLQFVNYR from the coding sequence ATGGCAAAAGAATATTCGTTTGATGTTGTCTCAACCGTTGATTTGCAAGAAGTGACAAATGCAGTGCAACAAGCACGCAAAGAAATTACCACGCGTTACGATTTTCGTAACAGTAAAAGCGAACTTACATTTGCCGATGACACCATTACTTTGGTAAGTGATGATGAGTATAAATTGGGCGCTGTACAGGAGGTGTTACGCGGTAAGCTTGTGAAGCGTGGCGTAAGTATGAAAAATCTTGATGAAGGGAAAATTGTTCCGGCATCAGGTGGCACAGTTCGTCAGGAGTGGAAATTAAAACAAGGACTGGATCAAGATAACGCGAAGAAAGTTACCAAGCTGATCAAGGATAGGAAGCTTAAAGTGAATACTCAAATTATGGCGGATCAGGTTCGCGTTACGGGAAAAGATAAGGACGCTTTACAAGAGGCAATTGCCGCATTGAAGACAACAGATTTTCCTGTCGACTTACAGTTTGTCAATTATCGTTGA
- the cbiD gene encoding cobalt-precorrin-5B (C(1))-methyltransferase CbiD, with protein MMAKKELREGFTTGTSATAALKAAALALRGEFPKFVTVESPQHRALTLPIEKSEVNEGIGSATVIKDAGDDMDVTHGTPIVVSLEVTPTPGIVFIAGVGVGTVTRPGLQIKVGDAAINPGPRWMMKRVYEELADEGTGWKVTVSVPAGEALAKKTLNPVLGVMGGISIIGTSGIVKPMSEEAYKKSLIPQFAVLRAAHQHWCVMTPGRIGHDAARKIYDLPVTDLVETSNFIGFMLEEAVDRDIREIILIGHLGKLIKVASGSFHTHNRMSDGRMETLAAYAALNGADAATVKEILACSTTDGAAEIIQANDLEVIYPQLAERAQVRAQRFVHEEAKVGVIFVTMQGEILAQSSFAKEFMEAQPWLRNS; from the coding sequence ATGATGGCAAAAAAAGAATTGCGGGAAGGATTCACTACCGGCACCAGTGCCACGGCTGCTTTAAAAGCGGCGGCATTGGCACTGCGTGGGGAATTTCCGAAGTTTGTTACAGTGGAGTCGCCCCAGCATCGAGCGTTGACGTTGCCGATTGAGAAAAGTGAAGTGAATGAGGGGATCGGTTCGGCAACCGTCATCAAAGATGCGGGTGACGACATGGATGTCACGCACGGCACACCGATTGTCGTTTCCCTTGAAGTAACACCCACACCCGGGATTGTTTTTATCGCGGGTGTGGGTGTAGGGACGGTGACACGACCGGGGTTGCAAATAAAAGTGGGAGATGCCGCGATAAATCCGGGACCGCGCTGGATGATGAAACGGGTTTATGAAGAGTTGGCGGATGAAGGTACCGGCTGGAAAGTGACTGTTTCCGTACCTGCCGGTGAAGCGTTGGCAAAGAAAACGTTGAATCCTGTTTTAGGAGTCATGGGCGGCATTTCTATTATTGGCACGTCTGGGATCGTTAAGCCGATGAGTGAAGAAGCCTATAAAAAGTCATTGATTCCTCAATTTGCCGTTTTGCGTGCCGCACATCAGCATTGGTGCGTAATGACGCCCGGCCGGATTGGCCATGATGCCGCTCGTAAAATTTATGATTTACCGGTTACCGACCTCGTTGAAACCAGCAACTTTATCGGCTTTATGCTGGAAGAAGCCGTGGATAGAGATATTCGAGAGATTATTTTGATCGGTCATTTGGGAAAATTGATCAAAGTTGCGTCAGGAAGTTTTCATACGCATAACCGTATGAGTGACGGACGCATGGAAACACTTGCAGCGTATGCCGCTTTGAATGGTGCGGATGCAGCAACGGTAAAAGAAATTCTTGCCTGCTCGACGACTGACGGAGCGGCAGAAATTATTCAGGCTAACGATCTCGAGGTCATTTATCCTCAACTTGCTGAACGTGCGCAGGTGCGAGCCCAACGTTTTGTGCATGAAGAAGCCAAAGTAGGCGTGATATTTGTGACAATGCAGGGTGAAATTTTGGCGCAAAGCAGTTTCGCCAAGGAATTTATGGAGGCTCAACCGTGGTTACGAAACTCGTAG
- the cbiE gene encoding precorrin-6y C5,15-methyltransferase (decarboxylating) subunit CbiE — translation MVTKLVVVGIGPGSPEYMIPAAQKEIATADVVVGGRRALDTLASEWQQKIPITGKLGDLQAELERLSEHLHVAVLVSGDPGYYSLLGWLKRTFPDVAIEVIPGLSSVQVAFARLAETWQDADWLSFHGRTPSDAELVYEPGRKVAFLTDRKQSGAFICRVLMSAGWPKEAHVAMLERISYEDERKQEGTLEEGAEWPDFTEAVVVVQG, via the coding sequence GTGGTTACGAAACTCGTAGTGGTCGGCATCGGTCCGGGATCTCCGGAGTATATGATTCCGGCTGCACAAAAAGAGATCGCTACTGCCGATGTCGTAGTGGGCGGTCGCCGAGCATTGGACACCCTGGCCTCAGAATGGCAACAGAAAATTCCCATTACGGGAAAACTTGGCGATTTGCAAGCCGAATTGGAACGACTTTCAGAACATCTTCACGTCGCAGTTTTAGTCAGTGGCGATCCCGGCTACTACAGCCTTTTAGGCTGGCTGAAGCGAACGTTTCCGGACGTTGCGATTGAGGTTATACCGGGTCTTTCCAGTGTGCAGGTCGCATTTGCACGCTTGGCGGAAACGTGGCAGGATGCCGATTGGTTGAGTTTTCACGGTCGCACACCGAGTGATGCTGAATTGGTGTATGAACCGGGACGAAAAGTGGCGTTTTTAACAGATCGGAAGCAATCCGGTGCTTTTATTTGCCGAGTGTTGATGTCTGCCGGCTGGCCTAAGGAAGCGCATGTGGCGATGCTGGAGCGGATCAGCTATGAAGACGAACGAAAACAGGAAGGAACGCTTGAAGAAGGGGCGGAATGGCCTGATTTTACGGAAGCGGTGGTGGTGGTACAAGGATGA
- the cbiT gene encoding precorrin-6Y C5,15-methyltransferase (decarboxylating) subunit CbiT: MSSVFGLADEKFIRGDVPMTKAEIRALVMVKAGIQPEDTVVDIGAGTGSISIEAALAATRGKVYAIERNPEGIELIRRNAEQFGCTNLEVIHGKAPDALRDLPPIDVAIIGGSGGQLSAIFSRLEELLIAGGRVVATAVTAETTAQLLAICKEKKWQYNAIQVQINRLRKAGPYHLYQPLSPILIVQAQLTKEEV, encoded by the coding sequence ATGAGTTCAGTATTTGGTCTTGCGGATGAGAAATTTATTCGCGGTGATGTACCGATGACGAAAGCGGAGATTCGCGCGTTGGTTATGGTCAAGGCGGGGATTCAGCCGGAAGATACTGTCGTCGATATCGGTGCGGGAACGGGTTCGATCAGCATAGAGGCGGCGCTTGCTGCAACAAGGGGGAAAGTTTATGCGATTGAACGAAATCCCGAGGGTATCGAACTGATTCGCCGTAATGCGGAACAGTTTGGTTGCACGAACCTCGAAGTGATTCACGGGAAAGCGCCGGATGCTTTGCGTGATCTTCCGCCGATTGATGTCGCTATTATTGGAGGCTCGGGCGGACAATTGTCAGCCATTTTTTCCCGGTTGGAGGAGCTACTGATTGCGGGGGGGAGAGTTGTGGCCACGGCGGTGACCGCAGAAACGACAGCGCAGTTGCTTGCCATTTGCAAAGAAAAAAAGTGGCAATACAATGCCATACAAGTACAGATTAATCGGTTGCGTAAGGCGGGGCCGTACCATCTTTACCAACCGCTCAGCCCAATTTTAATTGTGCAGGCGCAACTGACGAAGGAGGAAGTATGA
- the cobM gene encoding precorrin-4 C(11)-methyltransferase produces the protein MTQVYFIGAGPGDPELITMKGQRLISVADVVIYAGSLVNPEILTYCKEDATIYNSAQMNLDEVLDVTKKACAEGKIVARVHTGDPAIYGAVQEQMDALKPLGIEYEVIPGVSSFLASAAALKQEYTLPNVSQTVIITRLEGRTPMPEKERLSYLAQHQATMCIFLSVQMMDNVVEHLIEGGYSEDTPVAIVIRASWPDQKILRGTLATIADQVRKAGVIRQAMIIVGRVLQSDYHLSKLYDRSFSHMFRDAKEDVPKS, from the coding sequence ATGACGCAAGTTTATTTTATTGGGGCAGGCCCCGGTGATCCGGAACTGATTACCATGAAAGGTCAGCGGCTTATCAGCGTGGCGGATGTTGTTATCTATGCAGGCTCGTTGGTGAATCCTGAAATTCTTACCTACTGTAAAGAAGACGCAACGATTTATAACAGCGCGCAGATGAACTTGGACGAAGTTCTTGATGTCACAAAAAAAGCTTGCGCGGAGGGTAAAATTGTGGCGCGCGTGCATACAGGAGATCCTGCCATTTACGGTGCGGTTCAAGAGCAAATGGATGCATTGAAACCGCTGGGAATTGAATACGAAGTGATTCCCGGCGTAAGTTCTTTTTTGGCCAGCGCGGCGGCGTTAAAGCAGGAGTATACGTTGCCGAATGTGTCGCAAACAGTGATCATCACTCGTCTGGAAGGACGTACGCCGATGCCGGAGAAGGAGCGCCTTTCGTACTTGGCGCAGCATCAGGCAACGATGTGCATTTTCCTTTCCGTACAAATGATGGATAACGTTGTCGAGCATCTTATCGAAGGCGGGTACAGCGAAGATACACCGGTGGCGATAGTGATTCGAGCCTCCTGGCCGGATCAAAAGATTTTGCGTGGGACCCTAGCAACGATCGCCGATCAGGTCCGCAAGGCCGGCGTTATCCGCCAGGCGATGATTATTGTCGGGCGAGTGCTGCAAAGTGACTACCATTTATCAAAACTTTATGACAGATCGTTCAGTCATATGTTCCGTGACGCGAAAGAGGACGTGCCGAAGTCATGA
- a CDS encoding cobalt-precorrin 5A hydrolase, with translation MKCAIISVSQVGADLARMIGASLQADVDLYEKKEYASGAEAKYFTRVMALTTDIFTRYDLIIYIMALGITVRAIAPHVQHKTVDPAILGVDELGTFVISVLSGHLGGANDYAREVAEIIGATPVITTATDVHGKVAPDAIARHLQARVEPISALKTINGAIARGETVDYFVDERMPLVAEIKNILTSFGVAAKPLAELAQTAAVGAVVITDRTDVRPALSHLYLRPPTLVVGMGCRKDTPQEILADALCQACAQIGRSPLALAGIVSTTVKEHEAGLLVLAEQYRRPIAFYPPEALLKVAEQYHLEESSFVKNTIGVGNVCETAAILKTKRSQLLLPKTKFQRTTVAIAEATSLSWESGRDTPQN, from the coding sequence ATGAAGTGTGCGATCATATCCGTTTCTCAAGTCGGTGCCGACCTTGCAAGAATGATAGGCGCATCGTTGCAGGCAGATGTCGATCTCTATGAAAAAAAAGAGTACGCAAGCGGTGCCGAGGCGAAATACTTTACTCGCGTTATGGCGCTCACAACGGATATTTTTACGCGTTATGACTTAATTATCTACATCATGGCATTAGGGATCACGGTCCGCGCGATTGCGCCGCACGTGCAGCACAAAACCGTAGATCCTGCGATTCTTGGTGTGGATGAATTGGGAACATTTGTTATTTCGGTTCTTTCCGGACATTTGGGCGGCGCCAATGACTATGCGCGCGAAGTGGCAGAAATAATAGGCGCTACACCGGTGATTACCACAGCTACCGATGTGCACGGAAAAGTTGCGCCGGATGCGATAGCTCGTCATTTACAAGCCCGTGTGGAGCCGATTTCCGCCTTGAAAACGATCAATGGAGCGATTGCTCGCGGGGAAACGGTAGACTACTTCGTCGATGAGAGAATGCCGCTGGTAGCAGAGATAAAAAATATTCTGACGTCATTTGGCGTTGCGGCAAAACCGCTGGCAGAGCTTGCACAAACTGCGGCAGTAGGAGCTGTCGTCATTACCGATCGGACCGATGTAAGGCCCGCGTTGTCGCATCTGTATTTGCGACCGCCGACGTTGGTGGTCGGTATGGGGTGCCGAAAAGATACTCCGCAAGAGATACTTGCCGACGCACTATGCCAAGCGTGCGCGCAAATTGGACGCAGTCCGTTAGCGCTTGCAGGGATTGTTTCGACAACCGTGAAAGAACATGAAGCCGGTTTGCTTGTATTGGCGGAACAGTATCGGCGGCCGATTGCATTTTATCCGCCGGAAGCACTACTCAAAGTGGCGGAACAATATCATTTAGAGGAATCTTCCTTTGTAAAGAATACGATTGGAGTGGGAAATGTATGCGAAACAGCAGCCATTCTGAAGACCAAAAGGTCACAGCTGCTTTTACCGAAAACAAAATTTCAACGAACGACGGTGGCAATTGCCGAGGCTACATCGCTGTCGTGGGAATCGGGCCGGGACACGCCGCAGAATTGA
- the cobJ gene encoding precorrin-3B C(17)-methyltransferase produces MTPRAHDAIRDAEIVVGYHTYMKLIDDLISDKEQVGTGMKQEVDRCQRAVELASQGKRVVVVSSGDPGVYGMAGLVLELIDKLPAQAHPDCEIIPGLTAGNTAGAILGAPLMHDYAVISLSDLLTPWDLIKKRARLAGEGDFVIVLYNPRSRGRAKHLDEICDILLNIKDPQTPAGIVRKAGRAGMSYTITTLAELAAQDVDMQSTVIIGNSRTCVKNGRMITPRGYEL; encoded by the coding sequence TTGACGCCGCGCGCCCATGATGCGATTCGCGATGCGGAAATCGTTGTTGGATACCATACGTATATGAAGCTGATTGACGATCTGATTTCGGATAAAGAACAAGTCGGCACCGGCATGAAGCAAGAAGTTGATCGTTGCCAACGCGCGGTCGAACTTGCCAGTCAGGGAAAGCGTGTTGTTGTCGTTTCTTCCGGAGATCCCGGCGTATACGGTATGGCAGGACTTGTTTTGGAATTAATAGACAAACTCCCCGCACAAGCACATCCGGATTGTGAAATTATTCCGGGACTCACCGCCGGTAATACGGCAGGTGCGATTTTAGGGGCACCGCTAATGCACGACTATGCGGTGATCAGTTTGAGTGATCTTTTGACACCGTGGGATTTAATCAAAAAACGTGCACGTTTAGCGGGCGAAGGGGATTTTGTGATTGTCTTGTACAATCCTCGCAGTCGTGGCCGTGCGAAGCATTTAGATGAAATTTGTGATATTTTATTGAATATTAAAGATCCGCAAACGCCGGCCGGTATCGTTCGCAAAGCGGGACGAGCAGGGATGTCATATACGATTACAACATTAGCTGAATTGGCCGCGCAAGATGTGGATATGCAGTCGACAGTTATCATCGGTAATAGCCGTACATGTGTTAAAAACGGTCGAATGATTACGCCGCGCGGCTACGAATTATGA
- the cobK gene encoding precorrin-6A reductase, producing the protein MIWVIAGTQDGRELAAELKRYSGEKVIATVISQYGKLLAAPGVDQVLVGRLTQSQMEELVGTYQIDCIVDASHPYAAIVSQMAQAAAKATNIRYLRYERPEVPLPDYARLYHAKDEYEAAELAASLGKRIYLTTGSKTLPVFMQSKALSGKEIWVRVLPTPEVVAQCKDLGLTPKYIVAIQGPFSLAMNRAMFTDTQADVIVMKNSGLVGGTDTKLTAAMETGAAIVVIDRPINRSEYPVLTSVKDVIKAWEEL; encoded by the coding sequence ATGATTTGGGTTATTGCCGGTACGCAAGACGGACGTGAATTGGCGGCAGAATTAAAACGCTACAGCGGTGAAAAGGTCATTGCAACGGTGATCAGTCAATATGGGAAATTGCTCGCTGCGCCGGGAGTTGATCAGGTGTTGGTAGGGCGACTCACCCAAAGCCAAATGGAAGAGTTGGTAGGTACATATCAAATTGACTGCATAGTAGATGCCAGTCATCCGTATGCGGCGATTGTTTCGCAAATGGCGCAGGCAGCAGCCAAAGCTACAAACATTCGGTATTTGCGATATGAGCGCCCTGAAGTACCGCTCCCTGATTACGCTCGTTTGTATCATGCGAAAGATGAATATGAAGCGGCTGAGCTTGCTGCATCGCTTGGAAAACGCATTTATCTGACGACCGGTTCTAAAACATTGCCTGTTTTTATGCAGTCAAAAGCACTTTCCGGCAAAGAAATATGGGTTCGTGTTTTGCCTACGCCGGAAGTTGTTGCACAATGTAAAGACCTGGGCTTAACGCCCAAGTATATCGTGGCGATACAAGGGCCGTTTTCATTGGCCATGAATCGAGCGATGTTTACTGATACGCAAGCAGATGTCATTGTAATGAAAAATAGTGGGCTCGTTGGCGGTACCGATACCAAACTCACGGCTGCGATGGAGACAGGAGCGGCCATTGTGGTCATCGATCGGCCGATCAACCGGTCTGAATATCCTGTTTTGACATCGGTTAAAGACGTTATTAAGGCATGGGAGGAATTATGA
- a CDS encoding precorrin-8X methylmutase: MEYVKQPKEIEDKSMKIIRPYLEGMDLSEEEIAVYSRTIHASGDVEYSKLVTTSQDAVAAGLNALKNGADIYCDVEMVRTGINKKALAQLGGEVFCQVSAPEIAEAAKAEGITRSIAAMRAYGKRLDGNIVAIGNAPTALYEVLRLCSEENIRPALIVGIPVGFVGAAESKEALVEQAPVPFVTVRGNKGGSPIAASVINALLYLLVQRTQMLYIEPNK, translated from the coding sequence ATGGAGTACGTAAAACAGCCGAAGGAAATTGAAGATAAAAGCATGAAAATTATTCGTCCCTATTTAGAAGGTATGGATTTGAGTGAAGAGGAGATTGCGGTCTACTCACGAACCATTCATGCTTCGGGGGATGTGGAATATTCCAAACTGGTCACTACGAGTCAGGATGCCGTTGCCGCAGGTCTCAACGCTTTGAAAAATGGTGCGGATATTTACTGTGATGTTGAAATGGTCCGCACAGGTATAAATAAAAAAGCACTTGCGCAGCTGGGGGGCGAAGTGTTTTGCCAGGTTTCCGCACCGGAGATCGCTGAAGCGGCTAAAGCGGAAGGGATTACTCGTTCGATTGCAGCAATGCGCGCGTACGGAAAGCGATTGGATGGAAATATTGTCGCGATCGGCAATGCGCCGACTGCATTGTATGAAGTATTGCGTTTATGCTCGGAAGAAAATATTCGTCCGGCACTGATCGTCGGTATTCCGGTGGGTTTTGTCGGCGCCGCGGAGTCGAAAGAAGCTTTGGTGGAGCAGGCGCCGGTTCCTTTTGTGACCGTTCGCGGGAATAAAGGTGGAAGCCCGATTGCTGCCTCCGTGATTAATGCGTTATTGTATTTATTGGTACAGCGCACGCAAATGCTGTACATTGAACCGAATAAATAA
- a CDS encoding FecCD family ABC transporter permease, with product MWRWIVLITLAVILVAALIGSLAFGATPIDLSRILEILGGDRSGTSGPIIWNIRFPRNLVGALVGANLAVAGAILQAVMKNPLADPGIVGVSSGAGLAGVVMLVLFPHLTYLVTPIAFFGAMGSALFVYALAWKNGIRPLRIILAGVAVNAFLGSGISALLIFYGDRVQGALLWMVGGLSARSWPQVELLVPYTILGILIALAGAKQLNILSLGDETARSLGMRVERVRFFMTGVAALLAAAAVSISGLIGFVGLVVPHMVRLLIGSDHRFLLPGSVLGGAAVMVLSDTLGRVAFAPIEVPVGIIMAFLGAPFFLYLLRRGE from the coding sequence ATGTGGCGATGGATTGTGCTGATAACATTGGCTGTGATCTTGGTAGCGGCGCTGATCGGAAGCCTTGCTTTTGGCGCAACGCCGATTGATCTTTCCCGCATTTTGGAAATCTTGGGAGGAGATCGCAGCGGCACATCGGGACCCATTATTTGGAATATCCGTTTTCCGCGGAATTTGGTTGGGGCATTAGTCGGAGCCAATTTGGCAGTAGCCGGCGCTATTTTGCAAGCCGTTATGAAAAATCCGCTTGCCGATCCGGGTATTGTCGGGGTGTCGAGCGGTGCAGGTTTGGCCGGTGTCGTTATGCTGGTGTTGTTTCCGCATCTTACATATCTTGTCACGCCCATTGCCTTTTTTGGCGCTATGGGATCGGCTTTGTTTGTTTATGCGTTAGCCTGGAAAAACGGGATTCGTCCGTTGCGGATTATTTTAGCCGGTGTTGCCGTCAATGCTTTTTTGGGCAGCGGTATTTCAGCATTGCTGATTTTTTACGGTGACCGAGTCCAAGGCGCGTTGTTGTGGATGGTCGGCGGTTTATCCGCTCGCAGCTGGCCGCAAGTGGAACTACTTGTACCGTATACGATCCTCGGTATTCTCATTGCACTTGCGGGTGCAAAACAGCTGAATATTTTAAGTTTGGGTGATGAAACCGCGCGTTCACTTGGTATGCGCGTCGAACGCGTACGCTTTTTTATGACAGGTGTAGCCGCTTTGCTTGCCGCTGCCGCTGTCAGTATCTCCGGATTGATCGGTTTTGTCGGCTTGGTAGTACCACATATGGTACGCCTTTTAATCGGCAGCGATCATCGTTTTCTATTGCCGGGATCGGTACTCGGCGGTGCTGCTGTGATGGTACTTTCTGATACGTTGGGGCGTGTCGCCTTTGCACCGATTGAAGTACCGGTAGGAATTATTATGGCATTTCTCGGAGCGCCTTTCTTTTTATACTTGCTGAGGAGGGGCGAATGA
- a CDS encoding ABC transporter ATP-binding protein encodes MSIIKVDNVAVSFGGHNVIRDISYTVERGEILTILGANGCGKSTLLRAMLGIQKRDQGNVAYSEQALEEFSPAELARKVAFLPQSATPPGDMTVEEWVGCGRYPYQAWWKPQSDYDRKIVQEALQNTRVWHLKDRNIQSLSGGERQRARIAMALAQEPEIIMLDEPTTYLDLSHQLEVMELLQRINRSNEVTVVMVLHDVNHAAKYSHRLLVLGQGGIYAWGAPQAVLTEKLMRDVYGVEAEIADRDGSPYCYVDGLTRFSVQ; translated from the coding sequence ATGAGTATTATTAAAGTAGATAATGTGGCGGTGTCCTTTGGCGGCCACAACGTCATTCGCGATATCAGCTACACAGTGGAGCGCGGCGAGATTTTGACGATTCTCGGCGCGAATGGTTGTGGGAAGTCTACATTGTTACGTGCTATGCTTGGTATTCAGAAGCGTGACCAGGGAAATGTCGCCTATTCGGAACAAGCGCTGGAAGAATTCAGCCCGGCGGAGCTCGCACGTAAAGTCGCTTTTTTGCCGCAGTCAGCTACGCCGCCGGGCGATATGACGGTGGAAGAATGGGTTGGGTGTGGACGCTATCCATATCAGGCGTGGTGGAAGCCGCAAAGTGATTATGATCGTAAAATTGTGCAGGAAGCGCTGCAGAATACTCGTGTATGGCACTTGAAAGATCGTAATATTCAGTCACTGTCCGGCGGTGAACGCCAGCGAGCACGAATCGCGATGGCGTTGGCACAGGAGCCGGAGATTATTATGCTGGATGAGCCGACTACCTATCTTGATTTGAGCCATCAGCTGGAAGTCATGGAACTTTTGCAACGCATCAATCGTAGCAATGAAGTAACGGTAGTCATGGTATTGCATGATGTCAATCATGCCGCCAAATATTCGCACCGTCTGCTTGTATTGGGACAGGGGGGAATTTATGCGTGGGGTGCACCGCAAGCCGTTTTGACGGAAAAATTAATGCGAGATGTGTATGGAGTAGAAGCGGAAATTGCTGATCGCGATGGAAGTCCCTATTGTTATGTAGACGGCTTAACTCGTTTTTCAGTGCAATAA